One region of Wyeomyia smithii strain HCP4-BCI-WySm-NY-G18 chromosome 3, ASM2978416v1, whole genome shotgun sequence genomic DNA includes:
- the LOC129727282 gene encoding tRNA-specific adenosine deaminase 1, which translates to MAPEEANKIAKICLEKFDSLPKTGKPKIDFEWTILSAMVQLERKNSEVKMEVVALGTGTKCLGSDQLSPKGDMLNDSHAEVLTRRAFLRYLLKQMKKSLTEECSIFEYNSLTRLFRLKKDVSFDFFTTHSPCGDASIFKESDVDHEPLTKKMKFCETHSCESETGSKAADGMTGGKLVASDGDDLMSQEVGLIRTKPGKGFRTLSLSCSDKMARWNILGVQGSLLMMLLEEPIYLKAIVICDGTIYSKEAIERALWKRWDEDTLQGILKPPFRLNRPLVVAASNQKFFPLRKNRAVESGKKFQPAPGGLAWCQGVERELEVENGGRRQGTVKKNFGTPAARLKISKIELFSAFVAMRNELRTAAAVGGTSFSDTRINLSPSGVEQDVADFNGLRYADAKGHSRAYRAQWNTLRAQVFRVWSEKPASLEQFTIDS; encoded by the exons ATGGCTCCGGAGGAGGCCAATAAAATTGCGAAAATATGCCTTGAAAAATTCGATAGCCTCCCGAAAACGGGAAAACCTAAGATAGACTTCGAGTGGACTATTTTGTCCGCTATGGTACAGCTGGAAAGAAAAAACAGTGAGGTGAAAATGGAAGTCGTTGCACTCGGGACCGGAACGAAATGTTTGGGATCGGATCAATTGAGCCCTAAAGGTGATATGCTTAACGATAGCCACGCTGAAGTGTTAACTAGAAGGGCATTCTTACGGTatttattgaaacaaatgaaaaaatccTTGACCGAAGAATGCAGTATCTTCGAGTACAATTCATTGACAAGATTATTCAGATTGAAGAAGGatgtttccttcgattttttcaCTACTCACAGCCCCTGTGGGGATGCAAGTATTTTTAAAGAGTCTGATGTTGATCATGAACCTTtaactaaaaaaatgaaattttgtgaaACACATTCCTGCGAGTCTGAAACCGGTTCAAAGGCTGCAGATGGTATGACAGGAGGTAAACTAGTCGCATCGGATGGGGACGATCTAATGTCACAGGAGGTTGGATTGATCAGGACAAAGCCGGGGAAAGGTTTTCGAACATTGTCGCTCTCCTGTAGCGATAAGATGGCGCGCTGGAATATACTTGGAGTGCAAGGATCCCTGCTTATGATGCTGCTAGAGGAACCGATCTACTTGAAAGCGATCGTCATTTGTGATGGTACCATCTACAGCAAAGAGGCCATTGAACGAGCACTGTGGAAGCGTTGGGATGAAGATACATTGCAAGGCATTCTGAAACCACCGTTCAGATTGAATCGGCCTCTGGTTGTTGCAGCTTCGAACCAAAAGTTTTTTCCGCTCCGGAAGAATAGAGCCGTGGAGTCGGGGAAAAAATTTCAGCCTGCTCCCGGTGGTCTTGCTTGGTGCCAAGGGGTAGAAAG GGAGTTGGAGGTGGAAAACGGTGGTCGACGACAGGGCACTGTTAAGAAGAACTTCGGTACCCCGGCAGCCCGACTCAAGATCTCGAAAATTGAATTATTCTCAGCATTCGTTGCCATGCGAAACGAGCTCCGGACAGCAGCTGCGGTTGGTGGGACAAGTTTCTCTGACACAAGGATAAATTTATCGCCGTCTGGCGTGGAGCAGGATGTGGCTGATTTCAACGGATTACGCTATGCTGACGCGAAGGGACACTCTCGAGCATACCGGGCGCAGTGGAATACGTTGCGAGCTCAAGTTTTTCGGGTGTGGAGTGAGAAACCAGCCAGCTTGGAGCAGTTCACCATTGATTCTTAA